A region of Mycobacteriales bacterium DNA encodes the following proteins:
- the rsmH gene encoding 16S rRNA (cytosine(1402)-N(4))-methyltransferase RsmH — MTEDGRNPRHVPVMLDRVLALLDPVASARSAILVDATVGLGGHAAALLARHPDLRLIGIDRDADALARSRARLAAHRDRVTLVHGVYDSLADILAAAGTPRVDGVLFDLGVSSLQLDEDERGFSYSRDTGLDMRMDSSRGHSAADVVNTYPVEELARVLREYGEERFARRIALAIDKERAIRPLTSSRRLAELVRDAVPAATRRTGGNPAKRTFQALRIEVNDELGALERALPAAITALRLGGRLVVLAYHSLEDRIVKRTFVAGATASAPPDLPVIPDDARPTLRLLTRGAEVPGAAEIADNPRAASARLRAVERIRDAA; from the coding sequence ATGACCGAGGACGGCCGAAACCCGCGCCATGTGCCGGTCATGCTCGACCGAGTTCTCGCCCTGCTCGACCCGGTGGCAAGCGCCCGCTCCGCGATCCTCGTCGACGCCACCGTCGGGCTCGGTGGGCACGCCGCCGCCCTGCTCGCCCGCCATCCCGATCTGCGGCTGATCGGGATCGACCGGGACGCCGATGCGCTCGCCCGCAGCCGTGCGCGCCTCGCCGCGCATCGGGACCGGGTCACCCTCGTGCACGGCGTCTACGACTCGCTTGCCGACATCCTCGCCGCGGCCGGCACCCCGCGCGTCGACGGCGTGCTGTTCGACCTCGGCGTCTCGTCGCTGCAGCTCGACGAAGACGAGCGCGGCTTTTCCTACTCGCGGGATACCGGACTCGACATGCGCATGGACTCCAGCCGGGGCCACAGCGCGGCGGACGTCGTCAACACCTACCCGGTCGAGGAGCTGGCTCGGGTCCTTCGGGAGTACGGCGAGGAACGATTCGCTCGACGGATCGCGCTCGCCATCGACAAGGAGCGCGCGATCCGGCCGTTGACATCGTCGCGGCGGCTGGCCGAGCTGGTGCGGGATGCGGTCCCCGCCGCGACCCGCAGGACCGGGGGCAACCCGGCGAAGCGCACGTTCCAGGCATTGCGCATCGAGGTCAACGACGAGCTCGGTGCACTGGAACGGGCGCTCCCCGCCGCGATCACCGCGCTGCGGCTGGGTGGCCGGCTGGTCGTGCTGGCCTACCACTCCCTCGAGGATCGGATCGTCAAGCGGACGTTTGTCGCGGGCGCGACCGCCTCGGCGCCTCCCGATCTTCCGGTCATTCCGGACGACGCCCGGCCGACGCTTCGCCTGCTGACCCGCGGCGCGGAGGTCCCCGGCGCCGCCGAGATCGCGGACAACCCGCGCGCCGCATCGGCGCGGCTGCGCGCGGTCGAGCGGATCAGGGACGCGGCATGA
- a CDS encoding penicillin-binding protein 2: MVLSLIGGRLLQLQGVDRSTYAASALDQQLQSLTLTATRGSITDRAGDVLAASVDARDVVADPEQISDPLGVAGQLAPLLNVKALRLYQELSAHSEYALLTRTPVSPSVGDAVLALKLPGITTTDTTRRIYPDGSLGANVIGFVGANGQGAGGLEYSYQRALAGRNGSESYQVGADGQPIPDGETEDTPAVPGSTIRLTLQRDIQYEAQQQIDKQVKITKSLSGTVIVMNPRNGQILALATAPTFNPNHLAKARNSDLGDPAVSVPFEPGSVNKVITMSAALEDGLVTPNSRFVIPNSYDVAGTPFHDAEYHGTEHLTLTGILAKSSNIGAIKVAQRLGPQRFDYYLHAYGFGKPTGVGLPAESAGLLPPRSAWSGTTLATMSFGQGIDVTAMQVASVYSTIANNGVRVTPNIVEGTDDPGHPFVPAPAPARHRVISVKVATELRNMLESVTSDQGTAPAARIKGYWVAGKTGTANRYNGHGGYSGAGYTATFVGMVPADKPQLVCEVVLDRPLHNHYGGAVAAPIFHDVMSFALRTLKIAPTFTKPPRAKLTW; encoded by the coding sequence ATGGTGCTGTCCCTGATCGGCGGGCGGTTGCTGCAGCTTCAAGGTGTGGACCGCTCGACGTACGCCGCCTCCGCACTGGACCAGCAGCTGCAGAGCCTGACCCTTACGGCGACTCGCGGATCCATCACCGATCGTGCGGGAGACGTGCTCGCCGCGAGCGTCGACGCGCGCGATGTCGTCGCCGATCCCGAGCAGATCTCCGACCCGCTCGGCGTGGCGGGGCAGCTCGCGCCGCTGCTCAACGTCAAGGCGTTGAGGCTTTACCAGGAGCTCAGTGCGCACAGCGAGTACGCGTTGCTCACGCGCACGCCGGTCTCGCCGTCGGTCGGCGACGCCGTGCTCGCCCTGAAGCTGCCGGGTATCACGACCACCGACACCACTCGCCGGATCTACCCCGACGGTTCGCTCGGCGCCAACGTGATCGGCTTCGTCGGCGCTAACGGGCAGGGCGCCGGCGGTCTGGAGTACAGCTACCAGCGGGCACTCGCCGGGCGCAACGGGTCGGAGAGCTACCAGGTCGGAGCGGACGGCCAGCCGATTCCGGACGGCGAGACGGAGGACACGCCCGCCGTACCCGGCTCGACGATCAGGCTGACCTTGCAGCGCGACATCCAGTACGAGGCGCAGCAGCAGATCGACAAGCAGGTCAAGATCACCAAGTCGCTGTCCGGCACGGTCATCGTGATGAACCCGCGCAACGGGCAGATCCTCGCGCTTGCCACCGCTCCGACCTTCAACCCGAACCACCTTGCGAAGGCGCGAAACAGTGACCTCGGCGACCCCGCGGTGAGCGTTCCGTTCGAGCCGGGCAGCGTGAACAAGGTCATCACGATGTCGGCTGCCCTCGAGGACGGTCTGGTCACCCCGAACTCGCGGTTCGTCATCCCGAACTCCTACGACGTCGCCGGGACGCCGTTCCACGATGCCGAGTACCACGGCACCGAACACCTCACCCTCACCGGCATCCTCGCGAAGTCCAGCAACATCGGGGCGATCAAGGTTGCGCAGCGCCTCGGGCCGCAGCGGTTCGACTACTACCTGCACGCTTATGGGTTCGGGAAGCCGACGGGTGTCGGGCTGCCGGCCGAGAGTGCCGGTTTGCTGCCGCCGCGATCCGCCTGGTCGGGCACCACCCTCGCGACCATGTCGTTCGGCCAGGGCATCGACGTCACCGCAATGCAGGTGGCCAGCGTCTACTCGACGATCGCCAACAACGGCGTGCGCGTGACGCCCAACATCGTCGAGGGCACCGACGACCCGGGGCACCCGTTCGTTCCTGCCCCTGCGCCCGCACGGCACCGGGTGATCAGCGTGAAGGTCGCGACCGAGCTTCGCAACATGCTCGAGTCCGTCACCTCCGACCAGGGCACGGCTCCGGCCGCGCGGATCAAGGGTTACTGGGTTGCGGGCAAGACCGGCACCGCCAACCGCTACAACGGCCACGGTGGCTACTCGGGCGCGGGCTACACCGCGACCTTCGTGGGCATGGTCCCCGCCGACAAACCCCAGCTGGTGTGCGAGGTCGTCCTCGACCGGCCGCTGCACAACCACTACGGCGGTGCGGTCGCAGCTCCGATCTTCCACGACGTCATGAGCTTCGCGCTGCGGACGCTGAAGATCGCGCCGACCTTCACGAAGCCTCCCAGGGCCAAGCTCACCTGGTGA
- a CDS encoding UDP-N-acetylmuramoyl-L-alanyl-D-glutamate--2,6-diaminopimelate ligase encodes MPDLSARPQSVLPHRLDALLARLPGARLEGDGSVLVTGITHDSRAVQPGDLYVARAGARTHGIEHVTAAASAGAVAVLTDPPSVPAAQAAGLPAVVVDDVAAAMGAASAWAYGDPARELLLVGVTGTNGKTTTAYLVESGLRAAGHTTGLLGTIETRVGNSTVASVRTTPEATDLHALFAVMRESGVDAVAMEVSSHALALGRVDGIVFDVASFTNLSQDHLDFHGDMESYFGAKAVLFTPERAKRGVVCIDDEWGRRLAGQATVPVATTGVPVDADWRRVDDVEGRGGIGHTTVIDPDGARHQVTCRLLGAVNLSNAALAYVSLVRAGVDGPAALKGIGALAAVPGRMEPVDAGQDFLALVDYAHTPEAVAAALEAARGLAGTGRVIVVLGCGGDRDRAKRPQMGAAAATGADLAVFTNDNPRSEDPDAIIAAMVEGADDRGEIIVEPDRRRAIDRAVVNARAGDVVVIAGKGHEPGQEVAGVITPFDDRTALRDALLLHGAESR; translated from the coding sequence ATGCCTGACCTCTCTGCGCGCCCGCAGTCCGTGCTGCCGCACCGGCTCGACGCGCTGCTCGCCCGGTTGCCCGGCGCCCGGCTGGAGGGCGACGGCTCGGTGCTGGTGACCGGCATCACCCACGACTCCCGCGCGGTGCAGCCCGGCGACCTGTACGTCGCCCGGGCCGGCGCCCGGACTCATGGCATCGAGCACGTCACGGCGGCAGCGTCGGCGGGCGCGGTCGCCGTGCTCACCGATCCGCCGTCGGTGCCCGCCGCTCAGGCGGCGGGGTTGCCGGCGGTCGTCGTCGACGACGTCGCGGCGGCGATGGGTGCGGCGTCGGCCTGGGCCTACGGTGACCCGGCGCGGGAGCTGTTGCTGGTCGGCGTCACGGGCACGAACGGCAAGACGACGACGGCGTACCTCGTGGAGTCAGGGCTGCGCGCGGCCGGCCACACGACCGGCTTGCTGGGCACGATCGAGACCCGGGTCGGCAACTCGACCGTTGCGAGCGTCCGGACCACTCCGGAGGCGACCGACCTGCACGCCCTGTTCGCGGTGATGCGGGAGAGTGGCGTCGACGCGGTTGCGATGGAAGTGTCCAGCCACGCGCTCGCGCTCGGGCGCGTCGACGGCATCGTCTTCGACGTCGCCTCGTTCACGAATCTCTCGCAGGACCACCTCGACTTCCACGGCGACATGGAGTCCTACTTCGGCGCAAAGGCGGTGCTGTTCACCCCGGAGCGAGCCAAGCGCGGCGTGGTGTGCATCGACGACGAATGGGGTCGACGGTTGGCCGGGCAGGCGACCGTCCCGGTCGCGACGACCGGTGTCCCGGTCGATGCCGACTGGCGCCGGGTGGACGACGTCGAGGGGCGAGGCGGCATCGGGCACACCACGGTGATCGATCCCGACGGTGCGCGGCACCAGGTGACCTGCCGGCTGCTCGGCGCGGTCAATTTGTCCAACGCCGCACTCGCCTACGTCTCCTTGGTCCGCGCGGGCGTCGACGGCCCGGCGGCGCTGAAGGGCATCGGTGCGCTCGCCGCGGTTCCCGGCCGGATGGAGCCGGTCGATGCCGGCCAGGACTTCCTGGCACTCGTGGACTATGCGCATACTCCGGAGGCGGTAGCCGCCGCGCTCGAGGCGGCGCGCGGGCTGGCCGGGACGGGACGGGTGATCGTGGTGCTCGGCTGCGGCGGCGACCGCGACCGGGCCAAGCGCCCACAGATGGGGGCCGCTGCCGCCACCGGTGCCGACCTTGCGGTCTTCACCAACGACAACCCGCGGTCGGAGGACCCTGACGCGATCATCGCGGCGATGGTCGAGGGAGCGGACGACCGGGGGGAGATCATCGTCGAGCCGGACCGGCGCCGAGCCATCGACCGGGCGGTTGTCAACGCGCGTGCCGGTGACGTCGTCGTGATAGCAGGGAAAGGGCATGAGCCAGGGCAGGAGGTCGCCGGCGTGATCACGCCGTTCGACGACCGGACCGCGTTGCGGGATGCCCTGCTCCTGCACGGGGCGGAGTCCCGATGA
- the murF gene encoding UDP-N-acetylmuramoyl-tripeptide--D-alanyl-D-alanine ligase has protein sequence MIAMTVGDVAALTGGHLDGVAPDVQVYGPVVVDSRLCTAGSLFACLPGEQVDGHEFVADAYRRGAVAALSVRAVDGPSIVVDDPVRSLGFLAGGVLRRTSQCTVVGVTGSSGKTSTKDLLAGVLAFAGPTVAPRASLNNEIGLPLTVLGVEESTRYLVLEYSARGVGHIEYLCRIARPAIGVVLNVGTAHLGEFGSREVVAAAKGELVEALPPDGVAVLNVDDPLVSGMRSRTAARVIGFGTSADADVRLDAVQLDPQARPSFRLVTPRGSISVQLQLVGAHHAMNAAATAAVALEIGLGPDEVGEALDSLTAVSAHRMQVGSRADGLLVVDDAYNANPESVRAALDALSTLSKDRAGSSWAVLGEMRELGADGEALHTDVGRHAAELGIDHLVVVGPGADPVAAGAESVASWRGEAIVVAEPEAAVELLRNRLGSDDVVLVKASNALQYWRIAEALLEPIAAERGSGATA, from the coding sequence ATGATCGCGATGACGGTCGGTGACGTCGCAGCGCTGACCGGGGGTCACCTCGACGGCGTGGCTCCGGACGTGCAGGTCTACGGGCCGGTTGTGGTCGACTCGCGACTGTGCACCGCAGGGTCGCTGTTCGCGTGCCTTCCCGGAGAGCAGGTCGACGGGCACGAGTTCGTCGCGGACGCCTACCGGCGCGGCGCCGTGGCGGCCCTGTCCGTTCGTGCGGTCGACGGACCGTCGATCGTGGTCGACGATCCCGTGCGCTCGCTCGGTTTTCTGGCCGGCGGCGTGCTCCGGCGTACGTCGCAGTGCACCGTCGTCGGAGTCACGGGATCGTCCGGCAAGACCTCGACGAAGGATCTTCTCGCCGGCGTGCTGGCCTTCGCCGGCCCGACCGTCGCGCCCCGCGCATCGTTGAACAACGAGATCGGGTTGCCGCTGACCGTGCTCGGCGTCGAGGAGTCGACGCGCTACCTCGTGCTGGAGTACAGCGCCAGAGGTGTGGGGCACATCGAATACCTCTGCCGGATCGCGCGGCCGGCGATCGGCGTCGTACTCAACGTCGGCACCGCGCATCTCGGTGAGTTCGGGTCGCGCGAGGTCGTCGCCGCTGCGAAGGGCGAACTGGTGGAGGCGTTGCCTCCTGACGGTGTCGCGGTGCTCAACGTCGACGACCCGCTCGTGAGCGGCATGCGTTCGCGGACGGCAGCTCGGGTGATCGGGTTCGGAACCTCCGCCGATGCGGACGTGCGACTCGACGCGGTCCAGCTCGATCCGCAGGCCCGCCCCTCCTTCCGGCTGGTGACCCCGCGTGGCTCGATCTCAGTCCAGCTGCAGCTCGTGGGCGCGCACCACGCGATGAACGCGGCCGCAACGGCCGCGGTGGCGCTGGAGATCGGACTCGGCCCCGACGAGGTGGGCGAGGCGCTCGACAGCCTGACTGCTGTGAGTGCCCATCGCATGCAGGTCGGTTCGCGGGCGGACGGTTTGCTCGTCGTGGACGACGCCTACAACGCCAACCCGGAGTCGGTTCGTGCGGCGCTGGATGCGCTGTCGACGCTGTCGAAGGATCGTGCGGGTTCGAGCTGGGCGGTGCTCGGCGAGATGAGAGAGCTCGGTGCCGACGGCGAGGCACTGCACACCGACGTCGGGCGGCACGCAGCAGAGCTGGGCATCGACCACCTCGTCGTCGTCGGGCCAGGTGCCGACCCGGTCGCGGCTGGGGCAGAGTCGGTCGCGAGCTGGCGCGGCGAGGCGATCGTGGTTGCGGAACCGGAGGCGGCCGTCGAGCTGCTCCGAAACCGGCTCGGCAGCGACGACGTCGTACTCGTCAAGGCGTCGAACGCGCTGCAGTACTGGCGGATCGCCGAGGCGCTGCTCGAGCCGATCGCGGCGGAGCGTGGTTCGGGGGCAACGGCATGA
- the mraY gene encoding phospho-N-acetylmuramoyl-pentapeptide-transferase — translation MRTVLVAALVALLVSLFATPGAIRFLSRQGYGQLIRDDGPTSHHVKRGTPTMGGAIIMIAILFGYLAAHLLALRGVTATGLLVLGLMTGLGMIGFIDDFTKIRKQRSLGLTKTAKLAGQAVVAVVFGILVIHFRNSHGLTPASTHLSFTHDYSLDFTTVGFVVWAYIVVAATSNGVNLTDGLDGLAAGASCMVFGAYVIIAYWQFRNNCVSSPIHNCYVVRDPLDITTIAAAAMGACFGFLWWNAPPAKIFMGDTGSLALGGLFAGIAITTRTELLLLLLGGLFVLEALSVIIQIAAFRGFGRRVFKIAPFHHHFEVAGWEEITVLVRFWIIAGLLVAFGLGVFYAAFLSHS, via the coding sequence ATGAGAACCGTTCTCGTCGCCGCGTTGGTCGCGTTGCTGGTGTCGTTGTTCGCCACACCCGGTGCGATCCGGTTCTTGAGTCGGCAGGGTTACGGCCAGCTGATTCGCGACGACGGCCCCACCAGCCACCACGTGAAGCGGGGTACGCCGACGATGGGCGGCGCGATCATCATGATCGCGATCCTGTTCGGCTATCTCGCCGCCCACCTGCTCGCTCTGCGCGGCGTCACCGCTACCGGCCTGCTGGTCCTCGGTCTCATGACCGGGCTCGGGATGATCGGCTTCATCGACGACTTCACCAAGATCCGCAAGCAGCGGAGTCTCGGGCTGACGAAGACCGCAAAGCTCGCCGGTCAGGCCGTCGTGGCGGTGGTGTTCGGAATCCTGGTGATCCACTTCCGCAACAGCCACGGGCTGACGCCCGCCTCCACCCACCTGTCCTTCACGCACGACTACTCGCTCGACTTCACCACCGTCGGTTTCGTCGTGTGGGCCTACATCGTGGTCGCGGCGACGTCCAACGGGGTGAACCTGACCGATGGGCTCGACGGCCTCGCGGCCGGGGCATCGTGCATGGTGTTCGGTGCGTACGTGATCATCGCCTACTGGCAGTTCCGCAACAACTGCGTCAGCAGCCCGATTCACAACTGCTACGTCGTGCGCGACCCGCTCGACATCACGACCATCGCCGCCGCCGCGATGGGTGCCTGTTTCGGTTTCCTGTGGTGGAACGCGCCACCCGCGAAGATCTTCATGGGAGACACGGGATCGCTGGCCCTCGGTGGGCTGTTCGCCGGCATCGCTATCACGACGCGTACCGAGTTGCTTCTGCTCCTGCTCGGTGGGTTGTTCGTGTTGGAGGCACTGTCCGTGATCATTCAGATCGCCGCGTTCCGCGGTTTCGGCCGGCGGGTCTTCAAGATTGCGCCGTTCCACCATCACTTCGAGGTCGCGGGCTGGGAGGAGATCACCGTCCTGGTCCGGTTCTGGATCATCGCCGGTCTGCTCGTCGCGTTCGGCCTCGGTGTGTTCTACGCCGCGTTCCTTTCACACTCATGA
- the murD gene encoding UDP-N-acetylmuramoyl-L-alanine--D-glutamate ligase produces the protein MTDFAGRRVAVAGIGISGVAAAVALLRNGADVVVVDAAEGERVESEADRLRGLGATVRLGDATTAVDADLVVTSPGWRPDQPLLAAALGAGVEVIGEPELAWRLRPEGSPDWLGVTGTNGKTTTVGMLASILSAGGLRTVAAGNVGLPLVDAVLEHPPYDVLAVELSSFQLHWSSTLTCAAAAVLNIADDHTDWHGSFDAYSADKAKILRGDPLAVVNLDDAGSVAVSAACTHRIGFTLDDPQPGVLGVRSSELIDADGSVLAAQEDIQLSGRHNIANALAAAALARARGVAPAAVRAGLRDYAPDHHRNELVAVGGGVRWIDDSKATNPHAAAASLAGYDSVVWIAGGLLKGARVDELVAGVAGRLRAAVVLGQDRATIAQALKRHAPDVPVVTIDTADTDGMNEAVRAADRLAEPGDAVVLAPAAASMDMFRNYAERGDRFAAAARDAARNR, from the coding sequence ATGACCGACTTCGCCGGCCGACGAGTCGCCGTTGCCGGCATCGGGATCTCCGGCGTCGCGGCGGCCGTCGCATTGCTGCGCAACGGCGCCGATGTGGTCGTCGTCGACGCTGCCGAAGGCGAGCGGGTCGAGAGCGAGGCGGATCGACTACGAGGGCTCGGCGCGACGGTTCGCCTGGGGGACGCGACCACCGCGGTCGATGCCGATCTCGTCGTCACCTCACCCGGCTGGCGTCCCGACCAACCGCTCCTCGCGGCCGCACTAGGCGCGGGTGTCGAGGTGATCGGCGAGCCGGAGCTCGCCTGGCGGCTGCGCCCCGAAGGGTCGCCCGACTGGCTCGGTGTCACGGGCACCAACGGCAAGACGACAACCGTCGGGATGCTGGCGTCGATCCTGTCCGCCGGAGGACTGCGCACCGTCGCCGCGGGCAACGTCGGACTGCCACTCGTGGACGCGGTGCTCGAGCATCCGCCGTATGACGTTCTTGCCGTCGAGCTGTCCAGCTTTCAGCTGCACTGGTCATCGACGCTGACCTGTGCTGCCGCCGCGGTGCTCAACATCGCGGACGATCACACCGACTGGCACGGGTCGTTCGACGCGTACTCCGCGGACAAGGCGAAGATTCTTCGCGGCGACCCGTTAGCCGTCGTGAACCTCGACGATGCGGGATCGGTGGCGGTCAGCGCCGCCTGCACCCACCGGATCGGCTTCACCCTCGATGATCCGCAACCCGGTGTGCTCGGTGTGCGGTCGTCCGAGCTGATCGACGCCGACGGCTCGGTCCTTGCCGCGCAGGAGGACATCCAGCTCTCCGGTCGCCACAACATCGCGAACGCCCTTGCTGCAGCGGCGCTTGCCAGGGCTCGTGGCGTTGCTCCGGCCGCCGTACGAGCCGGGCTTCGCGACTATGCGCCCGACCATCACCGCAACGAGCTCGTCGCGGTCGGCGGAGGAGTCCGGTGGATCGACGACTCCAAGGCCACCAACCCGCACGCGGCGGCGGCCAGCCTGGCCGGCTACGACTCGGTCGTGTGGATCGCCGGCGGTCTGCTCAAGGGGGCAAGGGTGGACGAGCTGGTCGCCGGTGTGGCCGGCCGGCTGCGGGCGGCCGTGGTGCTGGGTCAGGACCGCGCGACGATCGCGCAGGCGCTGAAGCGACACGCGCCGGATGTGCCGGTTGTGACGATAGATACAGCAGACACTGATGGGATGAATGAGGCAGTGCGCGCCGCGGACCGGCTGGCCGAGCCGGGAGACGCGGTGGTGCTTGCCCCAGCGGCCGCGAGCATGGACATGTTCCGCAACTACGCCGAGCGCGGCGATCGGTTCGCCGCGGCGGCGCGCGACGCCGCACGGAACCGATGA
- the ftsW gene encoding putative lipid II flippase FtsW yields MSSIASGSARPARPARAEQRRSLVLAFLDRPLTSYYLVIGATALLLGLGLVMVLSASSVTSFTSSGSSFTIAERQGVWVAIGLPALWLGARLPVRVYRLLGYPLLLLSFALLVLVLVPGIGVNVSGATRWIDLPGGLQLQPSEPAKLALVLWGADLLARKEKSLDKTKHLLIPLVPVALAMGLLVMKQPDMGTTIVLLLVMLALLFTAGAPWGAFARIGVGLGVGLGALAVTEPYRLQRLTGFRNPCSAKIAQSIGYQACQGLYALSSGGWFGLGLGASREKFGYLPNQYTDYIFAIIGEELGLLGTLLVLGLFALLGFAGIRIAQRCTDRFSQLAAAGVTAWLLGQALVNMGAVVGLLPITGIPLPLVSFGGSALVPTMFGIGMLISFARREPATAKALAARKAARGSWRAKVAWSR; encoded by the coding sequence ATGAGCTCGATCGCCTCGGGCTCGGCACGCCCGGCCCGGCCGGCGCGCGCCGAGCAACGACGGTCCCTCGTGCTGGCCTTCCTGGACCGGCCGCTGACGTCGTACTACCTCGTCATCGGTGCGACCGCGCTGCTGCTGGGCCTCGGCCTGGTCATGGTGCTGTCGGCCTCGAGCGTCACGTCGTTCACATCGTCGGGCTCTTCGTTCACGATCGCCGAGCGGCAGGGAGTCTGGGTGGCCATCGGTCTGCCTGCGCTCTGGCTCGGTGCGCGGCTTCCGGTGCGTGTCTATCGCCTGCTCGGGTACCCGTTGTTGCTGCTGTCCTTCGCGTTGCTCGTGCTCGTGCTGGTTCCCGGGATCGGCGTCAACGTGTCCGGCGCGACCCGGTGGATCGACCTGCCCGGTGGACTGCAGCTTCAGCCGTCGGAGCCGGCCAAGCTGGCACTTGTCCTGTGGGGCGCGGATTTGTTGGCGCGTAAGGAAAAGAGCCTCGACAAGACGAAACACCTGTTGATCCCGCTCGTGCCGGTCGCGCTCGCCATGGGCCTGCTCGTGATGAAGCAGCCCGACATGGGCACCACGATCGTGTTGTTGCTGGTCATGCTGGCGTTGCTGTTCACTGCCGGGGCGCCATGGGGGGCCTTCGCGCGCATCGGAGTCGGGCTCGGCGTGGGACTGGGTGCTCTCGCCGTCACCGAGCCCTACCGGTTGCAGCGGTTGACCGGGTTCCGCAACCCGTGCTCGGCGAAGATCGCCCAGAGCATCGGCTACCAGGCGTGCCAAGGTCTGTATGCACTGTCCTCCGGCGGCTGGTTCGGGCTGGGGCTCGGTGCCAGCCGGGAGAAGTTCGGCTACCTGCCGAACCAGTACACCGACTACATCTTCGCCATCATCGGCGAGGAGCTCGGCCTGCTCGGCACCCTTCTCGTGCTCGGACTGTTCGCGTTGCTGGGCTTTGCCGGCATCCGGATCGCACAACGGTGCACCGACCGGTTCAGCCAGCTCGCGGCCGCCGGCGTGACCGCGTGGCTGTTGGGGCAAGCGCTGGTGAACATGGGAGCCGTGGTCGGGCTCCTGCCGATCACCGGAATCCCGCTTCCCCTCGTCTCCTTCGGTGGGTCCGCGTTGGTTCCCACCATGTTCGGCATCGGGATGCTGATCTCGTTCGCCCGCCGCGAGCCCGCGACCGCAAAGGCGCTCGCCGCCCGCAAAGCCGCGCGCGGCTCCTGGCGTGCCAAGGTCGCCTGGAGTCGCTGA
- the murG gene encoding undecaprenyldiphospho-muramoylpentapeptide beta-N-acetylglucosaminyltransferase, with amino-acid sequence MNVLLAGGGTAGHVSPLLALADRLVSDDPSTRVLALGTATGIEARVVPARGYSLYEIPRVPLPRRPSLRLVRLPGDLAAAVRGARAAMAEVQADVVVGFGGYVAAPAYLAARRARIPIVVHEQNSRPGLANRLGARLTPWVAVTFPATRLPHAVRTGLPLRAEITGLDRAAERAPARRSFGLDPDRTTVLVVGGSLGAQRLNDVFPSIEGDLAARAVQVLHICGTGKSVRLATPNPAYVVREYVDRMDLAYAAADVVVGRSGANTVSEVTALGLPAVFVPLPIGNGEQRLNAEPVQQAGGALIVDNAEFGPDWLRANLLPLLDDPARLLAMGRSAATFGRLDADRELAELVRVAAGRR; translated from the coding sequence ATGAACGTGCTGCTGGCCGGCGGCGGCACCGCGGGGCACGTGTCGCCATTGCTGGCCCTCGCCGACCGGCTGGTCAGTGACGATCCGTCGACTCGGGTCCTTGCTTTGGGTACGGCGACCGGGATCGAGGCGCGGGTGGTGCCTGCGCGCGGCTACTCGCTGTACGAGATTCCGCGCGTTCCCTTGCCTCGACGCCCATCGCTGCGCCTGGTCCGGCTGCCCGGGGACCTGGCTGCGGCGGTGCGCGGCGCGCGCGCCGCGATGGCCGAGGTGCAGGCCGATGTCGTCGTGGGGTTCGGTGGATACGTCGCCGCTCCCGCGTATCTCGCTGCGCGGCGCGCGCGCATCCCGATCGTCGTACACGAGCAGAACAGCCGGCCCGGCCTCGCCAACCGGCTGGGCGCCCGGCTGACCCCTTGGGTCGCCGTGACGTTTCCGGCCACCCGGCTGCCGCACGCCGTGCGTACCGGGCTGCCGCTGCGCGCAGAGATCACCGGGCTCGACCGCGCGGCAGAACGCGCGCCGGCACGTCGGTCCTTCGGGCTTGACCCCGACCGCACCACCGTTCTCGTCGTCGGTGGCTCGCTGGGTGCGCAGCGCCTCAATGACGTGTTCCCCTCGATCGAGGGGGACCTGGCTGCGCGAGCCGTGCAGGTGCTGCACATTTGCGGGACCGGAAAGTCGGTCCGGCTCGCGACACCGAACCCGGCATACGTTGTGCGGGAGTATGTGGACCGCATGGACCTTGCCTACGCCGCGGCGGACGTCGTCGTCGGCCGGTCGGGCGCGAACACCGTGAGCGAGGTCACCGCCTTGGGCCTGCCGGCGGTGTTCGTGCCGCTGCCGATCGGCAACGGCGAGCAGCGGCTCAATGCCGAGCCGGTGCAGCAGGCGGGCGGCGCGTTGATCGTCGACAACGCGGAGTTCGGGCCGGACTGGCTGCGGGCGAACCTGTTGCCGTTGCTGGACGATCCGGCCCGGTTGCTCGCCATGGGCCGATCGGCCGCGACTTTCGGCCGGCTCGATGCCGACCGGGAGCTGGCAGAGCTGGTGCGCGTCGCTGCGGGCCGGCGATGA